A single Clavibacter nebraskensis NCPPB 2581 DNA region contains:
- the mmsB gene encoding multiple monosaccharide ABC transporter permease: MSSLSSVAGFLVSRLRQIGIFIALIAIVVLFQILTDGTLLEPRNVTSIVVQNAYILILAIGMVMIIIAGHIDLSVGSVVALIGAVSGVFAVNWGWPWYVSIIASLVIGGLIGAWQGFWVAYVGIPAFIVTLAGMLTFRGLAQIVLENRPITPFPDEYVSVGAGFLPDPSGGTSYLEWVTVTLGVLAAIFLVAQQLRERRARVKLNLEDEPFSWFITKLATIAILVLGITYLLASYQGTPIVLVILAVLVLVYTAVMGRSIFGRHIYARGGNLNAAQLSGINTKRVDFLLFVNMGFLAALAGIAFTARSNSALPGAGNGFELDAIAAVFIGGAAVTGGIGTVTGAMIGGLIMGVLNNGMSLLGLGTEYQQLIKGLVLLLAVAFDVFNKSRGSKSAT; this comes from the coding sequence ATGTCCAGTCTCAGCAGTGTGGCGGGTTTCCTCGTCAGTCGCCTCAGGCAGATCGGCATCTTCATCGCGCTGATCGCGATCGTGGTGCTGTTCCAGATCCTCACCGACGGGACGCTCCTCGAGCCCCGCAACGTCACGAGCATCGTCGTCCAGAACGCCTACATCCTGATCCTCGCGATCGGCATGGTGATGATCATCATCGCCGGCCACATCGACCTGTCGGTCGGTTCCGTGGTGGCCCTCATCGGCGCTGTCTCGGGCGTGTTCGCGGTCAACTGGGGCTGGCCCTGGTACGTCTCGATCATCGCGAGCCTCGTGATCGGCGGCCTCATCGGCGCCTGGCAGGGCTTCTGGGTGGCGTACGTCGGCATCCCCGCGTTCATCGTGACCCTCGCCGGCATGCTCACCTTCCGCGGTCTCGCGCAGATTGTCCTGGAGAACCGCCCCATCACGCCGTTCCCGGACGAGTACGTCTCGGTCGGCGCGGGCTTCCTGCCCGACCCCTCGGGCGGCACGTCCTACCTCGAGTGGGTCACCGTCACGCTGGGCGTACTGGCCGCGATCTTCCTGGTCGCGCAGCAGCTCCGCGAGCGTCGCGCCCGCGTCAAGCTCAACCTCGAGGACGAGCCCTTCTCCTGGTTCATCACGAAGCTCGCGACCATCGCGATCCTCGTGCTCGGCATCACGTACCTGCTCGCCAGCTACCAGGGCACGCCGATCGTGCTGGTCATCCTCGCGGTCCTCGTGCTCGTGTACACGGCGGTCATGGGGCGCAGCATCTTCGGTCGCCACATCTACGCCCGAGGTGGCAACCTCAACGCGGCGCAGCTGTCCGGCATCAACACGAAGCGCGTCGACTTCCTGCTCTTCGTGAACATGGGCTTCCTGGCCGCGCTCGCGGGCATCGCCTTCACCGCCCGCAGCAACTCGGCGCTCCCCGGCGCCGGCAACGGCTTCGAGCTCGACGCGATCGCCGCGGTGTTCATCGGCGGCGCGGCCGTCACCGGCGGCATCGGCACCGTGACGGGCGCCATGATCGGTGGTCTGATCATGGGCGTGCTGAACAACGGCATGTCGCTGCTCGGCCTCGGCACGGAGTACCAGCAGCTCATCAAGGGCCTCGTGCTCCTGCTGGCCGTCGCGTTCGACGTGTTCAACAAGAGCCGCGGATCCAAGTCCGCGACCTGA